Part of the Lolium rigidum isolate FL_2022 chromosome 6, APGP_CSIRO_Lrig_0.1, whole genome shotgun sequence genome, CCGATGCTTCATGGTGGGTCATCGGAGGTTGTCTCATTTTCATCTTGGGTCATGGGAGGGGGCCCATTGTTGTGTTCTCCACATCGGGGTCAACAAGTGTCTCACTTTGGTTCATGCCAAAGTGCAACCAAGAATCAACCTTGTTTGTGGCAAATAACTCGAGAGCCTTGCCTTGTGATTCGACCGTCGTCTCCTTGTATACAACCCAACGTTGCTTCGACTTGAGTGTCATTAATTGTCTTCCAACGAATATGCATTCCAAAACTAACATTATGTCTTCCCTCCAACTCAATTAAATCACTTGGGTCCATCCAACTTAAATCGTTCCTCATTTCCCCCAAACCTCATCACAACCTCCAACTTAACATAGTTGGGGCTACCTTCAAACACCATCACAACCTCCTTCGTTCAACCTTGGCACTGCCTTTGAAAAAGGCCTCCTTGACCACATGATGAACACTAACAATTCATGCCATCTAGAAATAGAATTACAACAACCAGATGCATCAAGGATAAGTATATTAATCAAGCTATGGATTTGAAATATGCAATACCAAGATCCACCTACATATGCCAAGATTAACACCAAATCATAACGACATACCTTAAGCATAGCTAGGTCGCACATGTACAAGTATAATACCCAACCCCACAGAAATGCTAAAAGACCACACATAATAGCAATTGTCCAcacaaatttgaaatttgggatgaacTAGGGTTCCACCTATAACTAGCAAAAATATGGCTAATTAATTTGACAATTTTTCGGATGAAACCAAGGGGATCGGGGGAGAATACCTAAGGTGAAGGATGGAGAGCGAAATCCACCAAATATTTCTTTATTTTTGGCCGACTTTTAAGAAGCATCTGAAAGGGGAGAGAGAGGAGCCACCGGCCCTATACCATCTCTTGTGTGTTTGTGGTCAGGTTTTACTTGTGAGGGAGGTAGTTGGGGGATGTGGCGTTAACTCGATTTAAAGGATAATGCCACTCTGAAGGACCGTTGTGGGCCACACCTTGCCATGCTGGCAGGGTGGTGATGGCGACAAAAGCCTTACTCAAAATGTGCAATTTCGAAAATAGTTTTGGCCGATGCGGTTTAACCTGATCAAAAGGGTAGCGTCCCTCTGAAGGGTAGTTGTGGGCCCCACCTTGCCACGCTAGCGGGCTGTTGCGGCGACGGTGACATACGGTTACTCGAAACGGCcaattttggaaatatttttggGAGAATTCATTCTGAGAAACCATTAACCGACGGCGTCCACCTGGCCATCACCGACAACACCACCGTATCACGCCGTACGTAGTGTCAGTCCTTGTGTCGTAGACCCTCCGTTACGGAATCCAAAAGAGGATATAAACAAGCCTGTGCGTGCATACGACACCGTGTCATCCGAAGAGGAGAGACCAACATCGCCCCTACGCCCCCACGCGACCCCGTTCTGTCTCGTCCTTTTCCTCAGCCGTCAGCTAGATTCATCCTTCACTCCATCCCTCGCACCTTCCCCTCAAACCAAACCTCCTTCCTCCCCGCTGAAACCCCGCTCGCCATAACCACACTCCTAATCAGCTCCACTTCAGCGACCAGCGCGATTTAGCCTTGAGagcctttatcgaaaaataataACTTGAGAACCTTTAtcgaagaaaaaaataacttgagAGCCTTGCCTTGTGATTTAGCCTCCGTCTCCTGGTATGCAACCCAACCTTGCTCCAAATTGAGTGGCGTTGTATTCCAACGAACATGCCTtccaaaaccaacattaagtcttCCCTCCAATTCACCTAAATCACTTGGGTCCATCCAACTTAATTCGTTCCTCGTTTTTCCCGCAAACCTCGACATAGTTAGGACTACCGTCAAACACCATCACAACCTCCTCCGGTTCAACCTTGACACTGCTGCCTTTGAAAAAAAAGCCTCCTTGACCACATGATGAACACTAACAATCCTTGCCATCTAGAAATAAAATTACAACAACCAGATGCATCAAGGTTAAGTATAGTAGTCAAGCTATGGATCGAAAATATGCAATACCAAGATCTACCTACACATGCCAAGATTAACACCAAATCATAACGACATACCTTAAGCATAACTAGGCCTGACATGTATGATACTAAACCCAGAGGCCAACAAAATTCTCAACCCCACACAAATGCTAAAACACCAGACATAATAGCAATTATCCATACAATTTTCAGAATTTGGGATGAACTAGGGTTCCACATATACTAGCAAAGGTAGGGCCAACATGACAATTTTTAGGGATGAAATCAAGGGGATCGGGGGAGAATACGTAAGGAGATGGGATGGAGAGCGAAATCCACCACCGATTTCTTGAGATCTGGGTGattttggagaaggatttgaaggTGGGGGAGgggggaagagagagagagagagagagcggagCCGCAGACACCCTAGGTCACCCCTTCCGTGTTTGTTGTCGGGTTTGATTTGTGAGGGAGGTAGGTGGGGTGCTCGTGCGGCCGGCGCAGTTTAACCCGATCTAAAGGGTAGCGTCAGTATGAAGGGAAGTTGTCGGCCCCACCTTGCCGCACGGTCGGGGTGTTGCGGCGGCGGCGACATACCGTTACTCGAAACGGCCAATTTTGGAAATAGTTTTGAGAGGGTTCTTTTTAAGAAACCATTAATCGACGGGCGGGCGTCCACCTGGCCGCCGTATCACGCCGTACGGAGCGTCACTCCTCGCGGTGCTCGCCTTGTGCCGTAGACCCTCCGTTACGGAATCCAAAAGAGGATATAAACAAGCACCGTGTCATCTGAACAGGAGAGACCATCACTCCTACGCGACCCCGTTCTCGTCCTTTTCCCTCAGCCGTCACCCAGATTCATCCCTCTTTCCCTCGCACCTTCCTCTCAAACCAAACCTCCTTCCTCCCCGTTGAAACCACGCTCGCCAAGTCGCCATAACCACACTCCTAATCACCTCCGCTCCAGCCAGCGCTACCTGCTTCATCAAGCGGAGCTCCAACCCTCAAGAACAGGAGGGCTTCTGCCCCACCCCCCGCAGCAGGACCGGATCCCATCCTAGATTCCGCGGTTGGTTCTCTCGCTCTCCTTCGGATCATTACCTCCCGTTTCTTTGTTTTAGTTTTTGGCATTGGAAGGCGCAAGCTTTTGGGGCGGTCGGCCGGCCGCCGGCGTGGACCGTCGTCTCGCGCATTGGACTACCTGCGCAGCGGCTGATTCGGGATTCTCAGTTGCGTCCGACCTCCGAGCTCCCCGCGGAGCGGTTTCCGTGAGCAGCAGCAGTTTGTTGGGCGAGGCGTGACGAATCGGCCTGGACGCCGACGTCTCTCTCTCGCCCTCGCGGAACCGGATCCCCCACCGGCCCGAATCCGGTGGCGGCAGCCGCCGACGCGCTCGGAATCCGGTGCCGTCATTTGCGGCCGTCGGCCTCGTTTGGAATCTAGTTCAGCATACTTTTCCTTCTGCCCCCCTCCAGCTgtttttccccaattcgattcgAGGCTCTTCCCCGCACGCATCGGCCGCCGTGTCGTACTGCACGGACCGGAAGACAGTTAGCTAGTACCGACACTTGGTTAATCCGGCACGCTGGCCTGTGCGTGCGTGTTCCTTCCGGTTGGGCTAATCCTGGCGCAACCGAACGTCAAAAGCAGTCCTCGGATTTGCCTTCTGCTGCCCCTATATCTGGCACCCCTAAAGCAGCGTTCTTGATTGCAGAATTCTTCTTCTGTGGGTCCTGCTTCTGAGCCATGATGGAGAGGAGGTCGCTCATGGAGGCGCTGGCCACGGCGGCGCAGGGAGGCTCCACCAACACCTCCGTGCTCTCCATGCTCAAGTACGCCGTGCTGCCCATCGCCAAGGTATTCACCGTCTGCTTCATGGGATTCCTCATGGCCACCAAGTACGTCAACATACTCCAGCCCAACGGACGCAAGCTTCTCAACGGGGTGAGCAGCTTCAGCTCTTTCCTTCATTCATTCTCCTTTGTCAGTAAATGCTTAGTACTACCTAGCTAATTGATGTGTAGTCACGCTCGGAGCCAAAGAATAGTGGTTGGGTGCTCTCTGCCGTAGGACGATAGCCAGCTGACAGTGCTCGCTTGAATTATTGATCTTTCGTCGTCGTCGGCTTACGTTCTGACTTTTTCGTGCAGCTTGTGTTCTCGCTTCTGCTTCCTTGCCTTATATTTTCCCAACTGGGTAGCGCCATCACGCTCGAGAAGTTGCTGCTGTGGTAAGTGTTGCTCCCCATGTACATGTTACTTTCTTTGTCCAATTATTTAGTAACTCCCTTTTGTGCTAGTATGCCTTGTTGATTGTGATGTATGTATTTCTTTGATTTCGTCATGCAAGCTACTGGGTGATACTATTATTACTCAAATTATCATTGTGGGATTTACTCTTGCTGAATACCTTGAGAATGTAAGTCAGGAACCCCTGGATAAAAACAAGTTGCTCCCACACTTCCAAGTTTCTACAAAAGAAGACAAAAACGGGTACCATCCAAGAGGGAAAGGAATGATTTTTTGGGGGGTTAATTGGGTCCGGTTGAATTTTAAGGGTCGGAATTGAATTCAACTAATTCAATAGAAGTTCTTCGCTAACAATATACTGAAGTAACGCAATCACTTGAGGAACTATTCCAATCCATTTAACTAGTCTATCTGAATTACCATATTGTTTGTTACCGTCAATGTCCATCTCCTTAGAATTGGTCAAGCTACATCTTTGAAACTAGCCGATCCTGTCTTACATGTTTGTCCATGATGGCATACTACCTTTTTGCCTCGGGCAGTAACTTTTGCTTTTATTGTGTTCTTCTTTTCCTACTTTTAACATTCTCCCTTCTTGCACTTTGTAGGTGGTATATTCCAGTAAATATTGTTGTAGGCGCCGTTTCCGGTTCTTTGATTGGCTTTGTGGTGGCGTCCATCATCCGACCTCCTTATCCGTACTTCAAGTTTACTGTTATCCACATCGGGATAGGTGCTTCTTTTTTTCTTGAGCAAATTtgcattttcatttttttgttcttCTATCAGTTACTGATATGACCCCTTATCTTTTGACACAGGAAATATCGGAAATATACCTCTTGTTCTTATTGCAGCACTATGCGGGGATCCATCAAATCCCTTTGGTGACTCTGATAAATGCAGCCAAGATGGAAATGCGTATATCTCTTTTGGTCAATGGGTATGTGTTTTTCTTTTCTCATGTGTTTTTTGATTTTCTCTAAGACAGATGACTAGCACACAACACAAAGATAACAGCTTGACATTTGGATTAGGAATATGAGTAACCATTGTGATCATTTGCTGAATGAATTTTTGACAGGTTGGTGCAATTATTGTTTACACATATGTGTTCAAGATGCTTTCTCCGCCACCAGGAGAGACCTTTGATGGTGATGAGGTGAAACTCCCAGTTATAGCATCTGGAGAGAATGTGACTCCTGAAGTAGGCAAATATCCAATAAGCACTCGTACTGGTACTCTACCTGAGGATGAGCCTTTGCTATCTGTCGAGGGGAATCAAAAGGGTGATACTTCTCTAGGATCAAAGGTAAGGAAGGGTAGCAGCGATTCATGCACTTAACATTTTCTTATTCAATTTGAAGCAATTACATTCTAATGGGAAATAAATAACTGTGCTCTACTGATGCAGATAATGAGCTATGTTGGATGTGTGGTGAAATTCCTAAAGGACAAGCAGCTTCTTCAGCCACCAATTATAGCCTCCGTATGTGTTGATGCAAATGTTTCTACTACAACTATTCAGAAAAAATATCTCTGCATTATGTGCCTTGAAAACTCTATCTTATGCTATGGAACAGGTTTTTGCAATTGGCATTGGTGTTGTTCCTGTCTTGAAGAATTTGATATTCACGGATGATGCGCCTCTTTTCTTCTTCACAGACAGCTGCCTGATTCTTGGGTAATTACCTTTATTCCGCCCAAATTCCCTTTCCAAAAAACATAGACCTTGTACCAATAAAGTGATAGAAGTAACAGAACTGAAATTTAGGCATGATGACTGCTACTGTCTAATTCTATCACATTTCCAGGGAAGCCATGATCCCTTGCATTTTGCTTGCTGTGGGGGGTAATCTTGTTGATGGTAAGCATCTATTTCCTTTCAAACGGTTGCAAAAATGTAGCGTATCAGTATAATAATCCCTCCATTGTTTGTGGTGTTGAGATGATTTCTCCAGATTTGAACACTATCTCCTGTTTATTCATCAGGTCCTGGCGAAGGAAGTCAAAGACTCGGTATGCGAACCACCGTTGCTATTATCTTTGCACGGTTGATCTTGGTTCCAATGGCTGGGGTTGGCATCGTCATGCTAGTTGATAAACTCGGTTTCATTCCCAAAGATGACAAAATGTTCAAGTTTGTCCTACTACTGCAGCATTCGATGCCCACATCAGTGTTGTCAGGTATGAGAAAATAAGCTTATCACTTACCACCATGTGCTCATGTTTAAAGATTCATCTGATAACATTTGTTTGTTGAGATCTGTAAACAGTGGTCGTGGGGCACCATGTGCTGCATGTTAGCAAGCCACATTATGGAATCTGATAATAAGTGTGTTTTTTTTCTTGCAGGTGCTGTTGCAAACCTTAGAGGGTGTGGAAAAGAATCAGCCGCGATCTTGTTCTGGGTGCACATTTTTGCTATATTCTCCATGGCAGGCTGGATTATTTTCTATTTGACATTGCTCTTCTAAGTACGCCGCTCCCTTGTGTGCCAATTATTTTCCTTTTTGTGCTCACTGTCTGCAGCATTAGTAGATTAACAGCGATTTGTTGACGCTAATATTACTCTCATTTGATTTACAGATACTGTACTGAACGACAGTAATCTGCTAATACTAGCTACCATCAAAACATCTTGAAGAATTGTCATGACTTGTACAAAAGCTACTAAGTCGTGGTGGCAGCTCCGAAGGTACGAGTTGTATCGGTACAGATGGTTTCTCGTGCCTGCTTGCGTACATGCTACTGCTATGTTAGTTTTGGCCCCGTCTCGCTGCTGCTAGCAGTGGTCGATGAGAACAGCACCAGCTTGTGCCCTGCTTATATCATCAGGTTACCCTGAACCTTTTAGACCGGTTCGGTGCCTTTGTCATCACCTCATATATTTCCTCTGCATTTCAAATATTATGTAGCACCCCATGATCTTCATTCAGTGGTGTTCTCGTTAaagggtattttgtatggtacacGTACCTTTCTGATGCTTGCTGCTTGAGTTCAAAAATGAAAGATAGCAGTCAAAAGAACATCGGATGCAACCTATGACGCAGGATGTGTATCATTGAAATGTcgtgaaaatattttgtatgttacCCTGAATATTTCATTTCTTCTCCATGAAAAAACCCGTGGCGCAGGACGTATCTATCGATACATGGATCTGATTATCAAGGCAATAATGTTACATCCTCATGCCAGCGATGGCAAGGCTGACATGTTGCCGGTGTCG contains:
- the LOC124661087 gene encoding protein PIN-LIKES 6-like, with translation MMERRSLMEALATAAQGGSTNTSVLSMLKYAVLPIAKVFTVCFMGFLMATKYVNILQPNGRKLLNGLVFSLLLPCLIFSQLGSAITLEKLLLWWYIPVNIVVGAVSGSLIGFVVASIIRPPYPYFKFTVIHIGIGNIGNIPLVLIAALCGDPSNPFGDSDKCSQDGNAYISFGQWVGAIIVYTYVFKMLSPPPGETFDGDEVKLPVIASGENVTPEVGKYPISTRTGTLPEDEPLLSVEGNQKGDTSLGSKIMSYVGCVVKFLKDKQLLQPPIIASVFAIGIGVVPVLKNLIFTDDAPLFFFTDSCLILGEAMIPCILLAVGGNLVDGPGEGSQRLGMRTTVAIIFARLILVPMAGVGIVMLVDKLGFIPKDDKMFKFVLLLQHSMPTSVLSGAVANLRGCGKESAAILFWVHIFAIFSMAGWIIFYLTLLF